In Gloeocapsa sp. PCC 73106, the genomic window CAGAACCTCTTAATTTAGAAACCGCTAAAATTAATACTCGTTTTATTCCTTCTCGCCAATTAGGTGGAGATAGCTTTGACTACTACTGGTTAGATCCAGAAAATTTAGCTATTTACTTACTCGATGTTTCTGGACACGGCTTAAAAGCTGCTTTTCCCTCTCTCTCTATTTTAAATCTTTTGCGCTCTCGTAGCTTAAATAAAGTTGATTTTTATCACCCAAGGGAAGTACTGGCAGGATTAAATAAGACTTTTCCCATGACCCAACGTAATCAACAGTATTTCACTATTTGGTATGGAGTCTATAATCTTAGGAAAAATCGCTTAACTTACTCGAGCGCTGGACATCCTCCCGCTATCCTAATTTATACTAACCATCAGGGTCTAATTCAGGAAAAACGCCTCACGACTCAAGGATTTGCTATTGGATTTTTTCCCAGCGCTGAATACAGAGAAGAAATTTGTTATATTTCCGCTCAATCTAAATTATATATATTTAGTGATGGTATCTATGAAATTGAACAAAGTCAAGGGGTACTCTGGGGCTTAGAAGAATTTATTTTAACTTTGAAAAATCACTATAATAGTCAACAAAATTTAGACGAGCTTTTAGAGGAAGTTCGTCTAATTAATGCCAAGGATGATTTTGCCGACGATCTGTCAATCATACAAATTGACTTTATATGAAAACCAAAAGTTATAAAATTAAAATCTGTTCCCTGTTCCCGCCGAACCAAACTATCATTTTTACATAACAAGTTCGGCAGAACCATAATTTCCAGTTTACAGGAATCGCCTAAAACCTAGGAGTTTTGGCTACTGTAAGCGTCTAGAGAGTAGGCTGGTACTCGATTTGCGTAGTCTGTAGCCTGACCAGTTACCGTAAGGGCGATCGCTTCAAAAGAATCTGAGTTTAAATTGCGGTTATGAATGGGTTTGCTTTGTTCACCGCGAAAATATGCCTGAGTTCCGATTACAGAAGCCCCTACCCAACCTACCACTACTACTGCTATCAACATAATCATAGTCATATGTTTATCTCCTGTTTTTTTTCTTTCTACAAACTAATGTAACAACTATATTAAGAATTGTCAAGTTAACTTTACAAAAAAATAAAAATAAGGTAGAAAGCTTCAGAAAGCATAGTTCAATTCCAGTTGATATAAAAAATAGAAGAGCTGGAACAAAAAAGTAACCTCTTGAGTCTCAAGGGCTAAGGTGTACGAATCGAGAAAAATCATGTATCATGACTCTCAGAATCAACTTTGATTGAAATATCTTAAACGTGCTCAGTGAGGTAGTAATGAACATTTGTAAACAGCCAATAAACAAACTTCTGACTGGTTTTACCCTGACCGCTCTAACCGTGGGTTTGGCGTCTCAAACCGGGATGGCTTCTCTCAAACAAGCAGGAATCAGTGGAGATATAGTTGTCGATGGATCTAGTACCGTATTTCCCATTACAGAAGCAATGGCAGAAGAATTCCAAAAAGCCAACCCCGACGTGAGAATAACCGTAGGTGTTTCTGGTACAGGCGGTGGTTTTAAGAAATTCTGCGCCGGGGAAACCGATATCTCCAACGCTTCTCGCCCCATCAAGACCGAAGAAATAGAAGCCTGTGCCCAAGCGGGAATCGAATTTATTGAACTTCCCGTCGCTTTTGACGCAATTTCAGTAGTAGTAAATCCCAATAATACCTGGGCAGAATGTCTCACCGTTGAAGAATTAAATAAAATGTGGGCACCAGAAGCTCAAGAAACGGTAACCAACTGGACCCAAATTCGCGAAGGTTTTCCCGATCGCCCTCTAGCTCTCTATGGTCCTGGGACAGATTCAGGAACCTTTGACTACTTCACCGATGCTATCAACGGAGAAGAAGGAGCCAGTCGGGGTGATTTCACCGCTAGCGAAGATGATAACGTGATCGTATTAGGAGTTGCTAACGACGAAAACGCCCTCGGTTATTTTGGACTAGCTTACTTAACAGAAAATGCAGACAAAATTAGAGGGGTTAAAATTGATGGTGGCAATGGCTGCGTCGAACCATCTGTAGCTACGGTAGAAGATGGAACCTATCAACCTCTAGCTCGCCCTCTCTTTATCTACGTAAGTAAATCTGCTCTCGAACGACCTCAAGTGAAAGCTTTTGTGGACTTTTATCTGCAGAAAGAGAATGTAGCCCTCGTAGAAGAAGTAGGCTATGTAAGAATACCTGACGCTATCTATGATAAAGCTCAAGCCCGTTTGAACAATTTAACCACTGGTACAGTGTTCGGTGGTGGTTCTACCGTAGGCGTTAATCTCCAAGAAGTACTCTAAACATGAACAGCAATCCCAGGCTTTGGCGCAAAAATACAAAGGTTAAAAAATGGATTCAGGGATTTATAGTGGGAATTTTTGCCCTGTTCGCTCTCATCTCGATCCTGACTACTATTGGTATCGTTGTTGTTCTGGTAGTAGACGCTCTAGGGTTTTTTCAAGATATTCCCTTAAGCCGCTTTTTGACAGATAGAGCATGGACACCTCTGTTTACCAATGCCCAATTCGGTATTTTTGTACTAATAAGTGCTACTTTTTTAACCTCAGCTATAGCGATTTTGGTCGCCTTACCCTTGGGATTGTTGGCTGCTATTTGTTTGAGCGAATACGCTCCTCGCTCTTGGAGACGTTGGCTCAAACCTGGTTTAGAATTGCTAGCAGGGGTACCCACCGTAGTCTATGGTTATTTCGCTTTGCTATTTGTGACGCCTTTGTTGAGTACTTTCATACCCAATATCAAGCCCTTTAACGCCTTAAGTGCGGGATTAGTACTGGGGGTGGCGATTCTCCCGACGGTAGCTTCTTTGAGCGAAGATGCCATTTTTGCAGTTCCCGATAGCCTACGTCAAGGAGCTTACGCTTTGGGTGCAACCAAACGAGAGGTAGTCTCGGGTGTGGTTATTCCTTCAGCTCTATCAGGAATTGTGGCTTCTTTTATTCTGGCGGTTTCCCGGGCTGTAGGCGAAACAATGATCGTAACTATCGCCGCAGGGCAAAATCCAACCCTAACACTCAATCCCTTGGTACCAGTAGCTACTATGACTGCTTATATAGTTCAAGTAAGTCTCGGGGATGCTCCTCATGGTACTTTGGCATTTAAAACTATTTACGCGGTCGGTTTAACTCTATTTTTGATTACTTTAAGCTTAAATATATTAAGTTATTGGTTCGTGCGTCGCTTTCAACAGAAATACGAATGATTCACCCAGAAAATTCCCCCAGAGTTAGAGAAACTAGAGCGGTTTTTAACTACAGGCTTGACCGTCGCTATTTACTAGATCGCGTTTTTGCTAACGCTACTTGGTTAGCAGTGGCGATCGCTCTAATTATTCTCGCTGTATTAGTAATTGATGTTTTCTTCGATGGTTTACCCCGTCTAGATTGGAAGCTAATTACTCAGTTTCCCTCCCGTCGTCCCGCCGAAGCTGGCTTAAAATCAGCTCTAGTAGGTACAATCTGGCTAATGGTGTTGACTAGTCTGATTACTTTTCCTCTAGGGGTGGGAGCTGCGATCTTTCTAGAAGAATTCGCCGCTGATACCTGGATTGCCAGAGTAATTGAAATCAACATCAATAATTTAGCCGCTGTACCTTCGATTATCTACGGTTTATTGGGCTTGGAGCTATTCGTAAGGGTGATGAGCCCGATTACAGGTGGACGCAGCGTCTTGGCGGGCTCTTTAACTCTTTCTTTATTAGTCCTACCCATCATCATCGTCGCTACGCGGGAAGCTTTAAGAGCTGTACCTAATAGTCTACGACAGGGTACTTTTGCCCTGGGAGCAACTCGCTGGGAAGTAGTTAAAGATCAAGTGTTTCCTTTAGCTTTTCCGGGTATTTTAACAGGGGTGATTCTGGCTCTATCTCGGGCGATCGGTGAAACAGCTCCCCTAATTACGATCGGCGCTCTGACTTTTATCGCCTTTTTACCACCGCTATCTTGGGAAGGCTTACAATCTCCCTTCACCGCTATGCCGATTCAGATTTTTAACTGGGTTTCTCGTCCTCAAGCCGCTTTTCATACAGCAGCCGCGGCAGGAATTATCGTATTAATGATTATGTTACTGTTAATGAACACTCTGGCTATCTGGCTACGTAATCGTTTTCAGCGCAATATTTAAAGGTTATGACTGATAAAATAGTATTTGAAGTTAAAGAAGTTTCTGTCTTCTACCGCAGTTTTGAAGCTCTGCGCAGAGTGTCAATGGGTGTCCCTGAACAGGAAATTACGGCTTTTATTGGTCCCTCTGGTTGTGGTAAAAGTACTTTGTTACGCTGTTTTAACCGACTCAACGACTTAATTCCTGGAGCTAAAGTACAAGGTCAAATTATCTACCAAGAAAGGGATCTCTACGCACCTAAGGTTGACGCGGTGGAAGTACGTCAGCAAATAGGTATGGTGTTTCAAAAGCCTAATCCTTTTCCTAAGTCTATCTACGATAACATCGCCTACGGTGCTAAAATTAACGGTTATCAGGGGAATATGGATGAGTTGGTAGAGCGATCGCTCCGACAAGCCGCTCTCTGGGATGAGGTGAAAAGTAAACTTAGAGAAAGTGGTCTTTCCCTGTCGGGGGGACAACAGCAGCGTCTGTGTATCGCTCGGGCGATCGCTATAGAACCGGAAGTAATCCTTATGGATGAACCTTGCTCTGCTCTTGATCCCATCTCGACTCTGAAAATTGAAGAATTAATGCACGAGCTTAAATCTAAATACACTATAATCATCGTTACTCACAATATGCAACAGGCGATCCGCGTCGCCAATAGGACCGCTTTTTTTAACGTTATTGCCGCAGATGACGGTAAGCGCTCTGGCTACTTAGTAGAGTACGGTCCCACCGAAAAGATTTTTAGTTTTCCTGAAGAACGAGCGACTCAAGAGTACGTAAGTGGTAAGTTTGGTTGAATTTTAACTCTTAGGGAATAGAAATAAAGCTCAGTCAAAAGAAAGATACATTAGAGGCTAAGAAAACATTTAATAAAAAAAGAGAACACTAACATGCACTTAGCAAAAGTGAACATATGGTTACCACACAAACAGATTCTAAACGTAGCGCGATCGCCGAAAAACTGGCAGACGTCCGAGCATTTCAAAATTTAATTATTGCTAATGAAGAGATGCTTATCAGCAAATTTGAAGATCCTGAACTTCATGATCGACTTCAAAAAATGTTAGAAGACGACCAAAAGAATTTAGGCGTCGTTGAGACTGTTATTACTGCCTACGGTATCCAAGCAAAGCCTAAGGAAAAGGTTGTAGAAGCGGTACAGCAGTATCAAAAGCTCATGCAAGACCCTGAGCTAACCTTGTATGAAAAAGTAGCACAGTTGGAACTTCTAAAGCACACTCAAGTGATATCAGGATTGATCATCCACAAAGCAGCTCAGGTTGTCGGTAAAGATATTGCACAAGCTATAGTACCTCTTAACACCGTTAATTTTGAAAACCGAGCTCATCAGGAGCAACTCAAAGGCTTTCTTGAAGTTCTAGGAACCAGAGAACTAACAGGTCAAGATGCTGATAGTAGCGTTTGGGCTGGAGTACAGGACGCTTTGGCGGCACTCAGCGGTATAGTAGGCAGCGTGGTTACTCAGTCATCTGATCAGTCGGACTTGAAAATCCAAGATGTTCTGCGCATAGATCACCAGAAAGTGAACACCCTGTTTTCAGAAATTCTCAAAAGCGATGACATGCAAAAAAATCGAGAGTTTTTTGGACAACTTGCGCAAGATCTCAGTGTCCACTCTGAAGCAGAAGAACAAGTAGTTTACCCTAAAGTACGTCAATTTTATGACGATACTCAAGAATTGTACGACCAGCAATCAGAAGCGAAAGTTCTATTGAAAGAGATCGAGACCCTTGCTGTTGGCTCTGATCAGTTTAAGTTAAAACTGAAAGAACTTCAAGACGCAATTGATGCTCACGTTCGTCAAGAAGAAGGTAAGTTGTTTGCCGCGATTCGTAATAACTTTAGCGTCGAACAACAGCAGCAATTGGCGACTGAGTTTAAAGAAGCTAAAAAACAACTGCAGACAAAACTAGCGTAATTCGTCAGAGAGATACTGGTCAGGCGATCGCTATATTTAGTTCATGGCGATCGCCAATGTTAACCTAATGCTGAACTTTTCTTAACCTTGGAGAGATAAACTAAAGCGGTAATAGTTTAGGGAAGACTATGACTGATAGAAATCGCTACAATGTGGTCGAAATAGAGTTTATTGGTGGAGTTGACTTCGAAACCGGATCTGAGTTTGAAGGAACCGAAATAGGAGGTTTGTCTGGAATTAGTTATAACGCAATTTTAGACGAATATTATGTTATTTCTGACGATCGCAGTCAAAATAATCTAGCTCGCTATTATACTGTTGAGATAGATTTAAATGATGGTAGTTTAGATGAAGGAGATATTGACTTTACAAAAGTTACTACTCTTCTAGACGCACAAGGAAACCCCTATGTTGTAGATGGAGTAGATCCAGAGGGAATAGCTTATGATGGTTCAGATAACATTTATATCTCCTCAGAAGGAAACACTAACAATGGCTTAGATCCGTTTATTGACGGATTTTTGTTGACAGGACAACAAGTTAACAGTTTAGCGATTGATGATAAATTTTTACCCAATCTCGAACAAACCCAGGGAGTCCGCAATAACTTAGCTTTCGAAAGTTTAGCGATTACTCCTGATCGCCAAACCATCTATAGCGCTACTGAAACAGCTTTGACTCAAGATGGTCCTATACCTACTTTAGACACAGAAAGTGCTTCTCGTATCCTAAGCTATAGCTTAACCGGTCAAATACCAGAAAAAGAATATCTCTACTTGACCGATACTATACCAGTACCACCCAATCCCAGTGACGCGTTTGCTGATAATGGATTGGTGGAATTAATCGCTTTAGATAATCAGGGAACCTTACTTTCTCTAGAACGATCCTTCGCTTCGGGAGTAGGAAATAACATTCGCCTTTATCAAGTACGATTACAAGGTGCTACCGATATTCAAGGAATAGATAGTTTAGCTACTCCAACCGGCGAAATAGTAGACGTAGATGCGCCAGTACAAAAAGAACTACTATTAGACTTTGGAGACTTGGGTATCACCTTAGATAACTTTGAGGGGATGAGTTTAGGACCTACTTTACCCGATGGACGACAGTCTCTGATTGTGGTGAGTGATAATAACTTTAATGAGAATCAAACAACTAAATTTTTCGCTTTTGCTCTTGAACTTGAATCTATTCCCGTAATCGAAGCAACTGCAGAAACACCCTCAGAAATACGCTACGGTGGTCCGGAAAATCCTGATCCTAATAATATACCCGATGGTGATGATCCTGCTATCTACGTTCATCCTACTGATCCTAACCAGAGTCTAGTTATTACTACTTTTAAAGATGCAGGATTAGCAGTTTATGACTTAGATGGTCAAGAACTACAAACAATTTCTCCTGAGAATATTCGCTACAACAACGTAGATTTAGTCTATAATTTCCCACTAGCCACCGGAACAGTTGATTTAGCGATCGCCTCGGATCGTCGCAACGACACCCTAGCTATTTTTGCCATTAATCCAGATACCCGTCAATTAACCGATATTACTGCTGCAGCTTTAAGTAATCCGGATGCTTCCATTTTTGGTATAGATGATGGAGAACAAACCGCTTATGGACTCACTACTTATACTAGTCCTATTTCCAATCAAACTTATGTCTTCGTCAGTCAAAGAGACGGCAATCAAATTGCTCAACTAGCCCTCAATGCTACAGATATAGGAACAATAGACGCTGAAATTGTCCGCACTTTTACCGTTCCTATCCCCCCTGAAGGAGAGTTAGAAGACGCCCAAGTAGAGGGTATGGTAGCAGATCGCGAGTTGGGTTATCTCTATGTAGGGCAAGAAAACTTTGGGATTTGGAAGTTTTTGGCTGAACCGGAAACAGATACCACTCCTATCTTAGTTGACCAAGTAGGTGATAATTTGACCCCCGACGTGGAAGGTTTAACCATCTACTACGGTGATTCAGGAAAAGGTTATTTATTCGCTTCTAGTCAGGGAGATAGCACCTATGCTATTTACGAACGTAGTGGAGATAATAATTATTTAGGTAACTTTGCTATAGGAAATAGTCGAGATATCGATGGGGTAGAAGAGTCTGATGGAGCCGATATTATTAATGTATCATTAGGTGAAGCATTCCCCAATGGATTAATGGTAGTTCATGATGGTTCGAATGAACCTGCAGTGGTTTTTCCCGATCCAGAAGATGGAGAAATTCAAAACTTCAATACTAATTTTAAATATCTTGACTTAGCTGACATTCCCGGATTAGAACTAGATACTAATAGTTATAACCCTCGTGGGACTTCCCTAGTCAATGGAGTGGCTAATGGAGACACCACTGAAAACAGCACAGTACTATGGACGAGCAATACTGGGTTAGGAAACGTAATTTCTGCATAACCGCGTGAGTTTGTCAAGGGGTTTGGGGCGCTTTTTTTCTCGACCTTTTTAAAAGTCACCCCACACCTCAATTAAATACGGCTCTTCTAGACTAAGTATGATAAATTGATAGTTAAAGTGTAGGCAAGAGGCAAGAGGCAAGAGAACCTTAAATACTCGTCCCAATCTCCGGATTAATTAGGGCTACTAAACTGAATTATAAGTAGTAGAGAGAGTTGTTCGAAAGTTCTTATTGTTCTACTAGGGATTAGAAAAAAAATTAATTTGGAGGAGTTATTGTGTGGAACTTAAACAATTGTTAACGGAAAAACGAAAGGGAATTATTCAAATTGCAGAGAAGCACGGAGCTTATAATATCCGTATTTTTGGATCTGTTGCTAGAGGTGAGAATAATTCTGATAGTGATATTGATTTTTTGGTAGATATTGAATCTGGGCGTAGTCTTTTAGATAGAATTGCTCTTATTCAAGAGTTGGAGGATTTTCTAGAGTGTAGAGTGGATGTAGTTAAATCGCCAAATTTATCTATGTTGATTAGAGATAAAGTTTTTAACGAAGCAATTTGGTTATGAGAGAGCAAAGGCTATATTTAAATGATATTTTAGAGTCTATAAATTTAATTCAATCTTATGTATTTAAAGGTAAGGAAGAATTTTTAAATACTCGACTAATTCAAGATGCAGTGATACGTAATTTAGAAGTTATTGGCGAAGCTACTAAAAAATTATCTCCAGAAATAAAAGCTTCTCATAGTAGCATTCCATGGCGACAGATTGCGGGTTTAAGAGATGTTTTAATTCATAATTATATGAAGGTAGATCCTGATGAAATTTGGGGCGTAGTTGAAAATAATTTAGATGATTTGAAAAAGGAAGTAGAGTTAATTTTGCAGGAGTTAGATTAAAGTGCCGAGTAATTTAAGGAGTTGGCGAGATTGCAGAAAGAGATTAGAAAAAATGCGGAGGATTTAAAATAGAATATGGAGGATAAATTAGATAATTTTACTCATACTGAGGTACCGAGTTCTGTTAAATTCAGCACATGACCCGCGGTCACTAAGTATACTGTATTGGCAACTTGCCCTAAATGACGCACCAAAGTACCCAAGCGATCGCGAAATTGTCTACCTAGGGGATAAGCAGGAACTAAACCCCAACCTGTTTCCTCCGCCACTAAAATAATTTTCAAGGGCGACTCTTTTAAAGCTGTCAGTAATTCTGTTTGAGTTTGTCCCCAACTTTCATCGTCTTGAGAGAGCAAATTAGCGACCCAAGTTCCCACAGAATCAATCAACAAACAATGGGGAGGGTTAACCCGACGAATCACCTGGGTTAAATCTACCGGGACTTCCCAAGTCTCCCAACTTTCTGGTCTTCTTTGGCGATGCAGTTCAATTCTTTGACACCATTCTAAATCATCCGTGGTCATCACAGCGGTGGCAACGTATACAATTGGCAGATCTTGCTCTTGGGCTAGAGTTTCTGCCCACTCACTCTTACCAGAACGGGCTGGACCTGTGATTAAAATAATTTCCGAGTTGTCAACAGAAATAGTAGGCATAAAAATTTTCTAAGATATAATATTACTAGATAGATAAAAAAAATAAATCGTTCATCTCTTTCCTGGAGACGGAAGTAAGGAGTTATATCTCCTGAAGGAACGCGCCTCATTCAACTTACTTACAATTTGAGGCAAAGGTTCTTCGATGATTAAGCAACCACTGGAAAACGACATCAACTCTTCCAAAACACTAGTTAAATCAAACGTTGTTAGTATTTATACTCAATCAGCTAACTTAAACCCTGTCGATGCTCAATTTAACTTTTCTCTTTGGGCTCGAGCTGTTAAAGAGCAGATGTTAGCAGCGATAGATAAAAGAGCTTGAAATCATCTGTTTCTATTCTAACCCTAGAATTTGAACGAGAGGTAATCGCCGGACTGTGATTATCTCTTTTTTTTCTTTACCTGACTAAGTTAGAGAAAAATTTGTTAACCTAAGAGCTAAGTAAATTCTACTATCAATTTCAGTAGAATTTCATTAAAGGTGAGGGGTTAATTAGATGCATATGGTTCTTATTCGTGACATTGCGCACAATGCTATAACGACAGGAAGCTTAAGTTTGGCGAACGAGCAAAAATTGAGATTGATGCTCAAACAGAAATATGAGCAAGAAGACTTAGAAGCTTTTATGAATTTGCAACAAGCCGTCATTCTTGGAAAAGTTAAACAACAATCTCGCCAAATAGCTTCTTAAATATCGAACCCCCGCTTACTTAGCAATAAAGGTGGGGGTTATGGTGATTCCATTATTTTCTTCAATATGAGCGAAATTTTCCTAAAACCCCAAACTTTGCCAGCAAAAATTCGAGCGCAAATCGCTCACGCTCAAGGACAAATCATAGTCTTGTAACGATTGAATAGCCTATACACCTCTATAAATGTACACTAGTATAGAGAGATATGTCCAGGACGCACGTTACTAAGGTAATTTCATAATCGCAGGAGTTTGTCAAGGGTTTTGGTGCGCTTTTTTTCTCGACCTTTTTAAAAGTCACCCCACACCTCAATTAAATACTCACTCCAATCTCCGGATTAATGAGAGCTACCAAACTATTAGCACTATTACTATCATCGTTTCTGATTGTACCCGTCGCACTGGTGGTTCCCCCAAGATTATAACCTGAACTACTCTGTAGAGCGATTCTAATCGTTTCATTGGACTCTACTCTAGTATCTGATGTAGGGTTAAGGGTTACAGTTTTCGTCCCTTGATTTGCACCAAAGTTAA contains:
- a CDS encoding SpoIIE family protein phosphatase produces the protein MIKILIIDDDPTIQIILRRILAPEGYQILVASSGTEGVEIAHEHRPALIICDWIMPGMTGLDVCSKIKLNPKLSATFFILLTSIESTEENKVIGLDAGCDDFLCKSVMRKHHELKARVRSGLRVYYLHQELQREKQHLEAELEEAAEYVSSILPEPLNLETAKINTRFIPSRQLGGDSFDYYWLDPENLAIYLLDVSGHGLKAAFPSLSILNLLRSRSLNKVDFYHPREVLAGLNKTFPMTQRNQQYFTIWYGVYNLRKNRLTYSSAGHPPAILIYTNHQGLIQEKRLTTQGFAIGFFPSAEYREEICYISAQSKLYIFSDGIYEIEQSQGVLWGLEEFILTLKNHYNSQQNLDELLEEVRLINAKDDFADDLSIIQIDFI
- a CDS encoding photosystem II protein, Psb35-related; translated protein: MIMLIAVVVVGWVGASVIGTQAYFRGEQSKPIHNRNLNSDSFEAIALTVTGQATDYANRVPAYSLDAYSSQNS
- a CDS encoding PstS family phosphate ABC transporter substrate-binding protein; the protein is MNICKQPINKLLTGFTLTALTVGLASQTGMASLKQAGISGDIVVDGSSTVFPITEAMAEEFQKANPDVRITVGVSGTGGGFKKFCAGETDISNASRPIKTEEIEACAQAGIEFIELPVAFDAISVVVNPNNTWAECLTVEELNKMWAPEAQETVTNWTQIREGFPDRPLALYGPGTDSGTFDYFTDAINGEEGASRGDFTASEDDNVIVLGVANDENALGYFGLAYLTENADKIRGVKIDGGNGCVEPSVATVEDGTYQPLARPLFIYVSKSALERPQVKAFVDFYLQKENVALVEEVGYVRIPDAIYDKAQARLNNLTTGTVFGGGSTVGVNLQEVL
- the pstC gene encoding phosphate ABC transporter permease subunit PstC; this encodes MNSNPRLWRKNTKVKKWIQGFIVGIFALFALISILTTIGIVVVLVVDALGFFQDIPLSRFLTDRAWTPLFTNAQFGIFVLISATFLTSAIAILVALPLGLLAAICLSEYAPRSWRRWLKPGLELLAGVPTVVYGYFALLFVTPLLSTFIPNIKPFNALSAGLVLGVAILPTVASLSEDAIFAVPDSLRQGAYALGATKREVVSGVVIPSALSGIVASFILAVSRAVGETMIVTIAAGQNPTLTLNPLVPVATMTAYIVQVSLGDAPHGTLAFKTIYAVGLTLFLITLSLNILSYWFVRRFQQKYE
- the pstA gene encoding phosphate ABC transporter permease PstA; this encodes MIHPENSPRVRETRAVFNYRLDRRYLLDRVFANATWLAVAIALIILAVLVIDVFFDGLPRLDWKLITQFPSRRPAEAGLKSALVGTIWLMVLTSLITFPLGVGAAIFLEEFAADTWIARVIEININNLAAVPSIIYGLLGLELFVRVMSPITGGRSVLAGSLTLSLLVLPIIIVATREALRAVPNSLRQGTFALGATRWEVVKDQVFPLAFPGILTGVILALSRAIGETAPLITIGALTFIAFLPPLSWEGLQSPFTAMPIQIFNWVSRPQAAFHTAAAAGIIVLMIMLLLMNTLAIWLRNRFQRNI
- the pstB gene encoding phosphate ABC transporter ATP-binding protein PstB, producing the protein MTDKIVFEVKEVSVFYRSFEALRRVSMGVPEQEITAFIGPSGCGKSTLLRCFNRLNDLIPGAKVQGQIIYQERDLYAPKVDAVEVRQQIGMVFQKPNPFPKSIYDNIAYGAKINGYQGNMDELVERSLRQAALWDEVKSKLRESGLSLSGGQQQRLCIARAIAIEPEVILMDEPCSALDPISTLKIEELMHELKSKYTIIIVTHNMQQAIRVANRTAFFNVIAADDGKRSGYLVEYGPTEKIFSFPEERATQEYVSGKFG
- a CDS encoding hemerythrin domain-containing protein gives rise to the protein MVTTQTDSKRSAIAEKLADVRAFQNLIIANEEMLISKFEDPELHDRLQKMLEDDQKNLGVVETVITAYGIQAKPKEKVVEAVQQYQKLMQDPELTLYEKVAQLELLKHTQVISGLIIHKAAQVVGKDIAQAIVPLNTVNFENRAHQEQLKGFLEVLGTRELTGQDADSSVWAGVQDALAALSGIVGSVVTQSSDQSDLKIQDVLRIDHQKVNTLFSEILKSDDMQKNREFFGQLAQDLSVHSEAEEQVVYPKVRQFYDDTQELYDQQSEAKVLLKEIETLAVGSDQFKLKLKELQDAIDAHVRQEEGKLFAAIRNNFSVEQQQQLATEFKEAKKQLQTKLA
- a CDS encoding phytase is translated as MTDRNRYNVVEIEFIGGVDFETGSEFEGTEIGGLSGISYNAILDEYYVISDDRSQNNLARYYTVEIDLNDGSLDEGDIDFTKVTTLLDAQGNPYVVDGVDPEGIAYDGSDNIYISSEGNTNNGLDPFIDGFLLTGQQVNSLAIDDKFLPNLEQTQGVRNNLAFESLAITPDRQTIYSATETALTQDGPIPTLDTESASRILSYSLTGQIPEKEYLYLTDTIPVPPNPSDAFADNGLVELIALDNQGTLLSLERSFASGVGNNIRLYQVRLQGATDIQGIDSLATPTGEIVDVDAPVQKELLLDFGDLGITLDNFEGMSLGPTLPDGRQSLIVVSDNNFNENQTTKFFAFALELESIPVIEATAETPSEIRYGGPENPDPNNIPDGDDPAIYVHPTDPNQSLVITTFKDAGLAVYDLDGQELQTISPENIRYNNVDLVYNFPLATGTVDLAIASDRRNDTLAIFAINPDTRQLTDITAAALSNPDASIFGIDDGEQTAYGLTTYTSPISNQTYVFVSQRDGNQIAQLALNATDIGTIDAEIVRTFTVPIPPEGELEDAQVEGMVADRELGYLYVGQENFGIWKFLAEPETDTTPILVDQVGDNLTPDVEGLTIYYGDSGKGYLFASSQGDSTYAIYERSGDNNYLGNFAIGNSRDIDGVEESDGADIINVSLGEAFPNGLMVVHDGSNEPAVVFPDPEDGEIQNFNTNFKYLDLADIPGLELDTNSYNPRGTSLVNGVANGDTTENSTVLWTSNTGLGNVISA
- a CDS encoding nucleotidyltransferase family protein, yielding MELKQLLTEKRKGIIQIAEKHGAYNIRIFGSVARGENNSDSDIDFLVDIESGRSLLDRIALIQELEDFLECRVDVVKSPNLSMLIRDKVFNEAIWL
- a CDS encoding DUF86 domain-containing protein — its product is MREQRLYLNDILESINLIQSYVFKGKEEFLNTRLIQDAVIRNLEVIGEATKKLSPEIKASHSSIPWRQIAGLRDVLIHNYMKVDPDEIWGVVENNLDDLKKEVELILQELD
- the cobU gene encoding bifunctional adenosylcobinamide kinase/adenosylcobinamide-phosphate guanylyltransferase; the protein is MPTISVDNSEIILITGPARSGKSEWAETLAQEQDLPIVYVATAVMTTDDLEWCQRIELHRQRRPESWETWEVPVDLTQVIRRVNPPHCLLIDSVGTWVANLLSQDDESWGQTQTELLTALKESPLKIILVAEETGWGLVPAYPLGRQFRDRLGTLVRHLGQVANTVYLVTAGHVLNLTELGTSV